One genomic window of Ctenopharyngodon idella isolate HZGC_01 chromosome 18, HZGC01, whole genome shotgun sequence includes the following:
- the cstf3 gene encoding cleavage stimulation factor subunit 3 codes for MSTETPPDQAAEYIPEKVKKAEKKLEENPYDLDAWSILIREAQNQPIDKARKTYERLVAQFPSSGRFWKLYIEAEIKAKNYDKVEKLFQRCLMKVLHIDLWKCYLSYVRETKGKLPSYKEKMAQAYDFALDKIGMEIMSYQIWVDYINFLKGVEAVGSYAENQRITAVRRVYQRGCVNPMINIEQLWRDYSKYEEGINVHLAKKMIEDRSRDYMNARRVAKEYETVMKGLDRNAPSVPPQNSPQEAQQVEMWKKYIQWEKSNPLRTEDQTLITKRVMFAYEQCLLVLGHHPDIWYEAAQYLEQSSKLLAEKGDMNNAKLFSDEAANIYERAIGTLLKKNMLLYFSFADYEESRMKHEKVHSIYNRLLAIEDIDPTLVYIQYMKFARRAEGIKSGRSIFKKAREDLRTRHHVYVTAALMEYYCSKDKSVAFKIFELGLKKYGDIPEYILAYIDYLSHLNEDNNTRVLFERVLTSGSLSPEKSGEIWARFLAFESNIGDLASILKVERRRFMAFKDEYEGKETALLVDRYKFMDLYPCSPSELKALGYKDVSRAKYAMIPEAVVTPSTPALKDEADRKPEYPKPDTSQMVPFQPRHLAPPGLHPVPGGVFPVPPTAVILMKLLPPPSCFTGPFVQVDELMDSLRRCVLPETVDAAVELITGKQLEMTSEGNGPVENHAVANKSLKRPNADSDEEEDKGSIAPPIHDIYRARQQKRIR; via the exons ATGTCCACCGAGACTCCACCGGACCAG GCGGCAGAGTACATCCCAGAGAAGGTGAAGAAAGCAGAGAAGAAGTTGGAAGAAAATCCATATGACCTCGACGCTTGGAGCATACTGATTCGTGAAGCACAG AATCAACCCATAGACAAAGCAAGGAAGACATATGAGCGACTTGTCGCCCAGTTTCCCAGTTCGGGCAGATTCTGGAAGCTATACATTGAAGCTGag ATCAAGGCTAAAAACTATGACAAGGTTGAAAAG TTATTTCAGAGGTGCTTAATGAAGGTTCTGCATATTGACCTGTGGAAGTGCTACCTCTCATATGTCCGGGAAACCAAAGGAAAACTGCCCAGCTATAA GGAAAAGATGGCACAAGCTTATGATTTTGCTTTGGATAAGATTGGGATGGAGATTATGTCCTATCAG ATTTGGGTGGATTACATCAATTTTCTCAAAGGAGT AGAGGCCGTGGGGTCGTACGCTGAGAATCAGCGGATCACAGCCGTCAGACGCGTGTACCAGAGGGGTTGCGTCAACCCCATGATTAACATTGAGCAGCTATGGAGGGACTACAGTAAATATGAAGAG GGCATAAATGTGCACTTGGCCAAAAAGATGATTGAAGACCGGAGCAGAGACTACATGAACGCCAGGAGAGTCGCTAAG GAATATGAAACTGTGATGAAGGGTTTGGACCGGAACGCCCCCTCGGTGCCGCCCCAGAACTCCCCACAGGAGGCCCAGCAGGTGGAGATGTGGAAGAAATACATCCAATGGGAGAAGAGCAACCCACTGCGCACCGAAGATCAGACTCTCATCACCAAGAGAG TGATGTTCGCCTATGAGCAGTGCCTTTTGGTACTCGGGCATCACCCTGACATCTGGTACGAGGCGGCCCAGTACCTGGAACAGTCCAGCAAACTTCTGGCGGAAAAAGGG GACATGAACAATGCCAAGCTGTTCAGCGATGAGGCAGCTAACATCTACGAGCGTGCCATAGGAACTCTGCTCAAGAAGAACATGCTGCTGTATTTCTCTTTTGCAGACTATGAAGAG AGTCGCATGAAGCACGAAAAGGTTCATAGTATATACAACCGTCTCCTGGCGATAGAAGATATCGACCCTACTTTG gtttacatacagtacatgaaaTTCgccagaagagctgaaggcatTAAGTCTGGCCGCTCCATCTTTAAGAAGGCCAGAGAGGATCTTCGCACACGGCATCATGTGTACGTCACTGCTGCTCTGATGGAATACTACTGCAGCAAG GACAAATCTGTGGCCTTTAAGATATTTGAGCTTGGACTGAAGAAATACGGTGACATTCCTGAGTACATTTTGGCGTACATTGATTACCTCTCTCACCTAAATG AGGACAACAACACCAGAGTCCTGTTTGAGAGAGTCCTGACGTCTGGCAGTCTTTCCCCTGAGAAATCTGG GGAAATCTGGGCACGTTTCTTGGCCTTTGAGAGCAACATCGGGGACTTGGCCAGTATCCTGAAGGTGGAGCGAAGGCGTTTCATGGCCTTCAAAGATGAATATGAGGGAAAGGAGACGGCTCTGCTGGTGGACAGATACAAGTTCATGGATTTGTATCCCTGCTCCCCCAGTGAGCTTAAAGCTCTTGGTTACAAG GATGTGTCTCGTGCCAAATACGCTATGATCCCGGAGGCGGTGGTCACTCCTTCTACTCCTGCGCTAAAAGACGAGGCCGACCGCAAACCCGAGTACCCCAAACCTGACACCAGCCAGATGGTTCCTTTCCAGCCGCGTCATCTGGCAC CTCCTGGACTacatcctgttcctggaggagTGTTTCCTGTCCCTCCCACTGCTGTCATCCTCATGAAGCTGCTGCCTCCTCCCAGCTGTTTTACA gGTCCCTTTGTACAAGTAGATGAGCTAATGGATTCTCTCAGAAGATGTGTATTACCAGAAA CTGTAGATGCTGCTGTAGAGTTGATCACTGGGAAACAGTTAGAGATGACCAGCGAAGGAAACGGGCCTGTGGAAAACCACGCTGTTGCTAACAAGTCCTTGAAAAGGCCTAACGCGGATTCAGACGAGGAGGAAGACAAAGGATCTATCGCACCTCCCATCCACGACATCTATCGGGCGCGACAGCAGAAGAGGATCCGATGA
- the LOC127499523 gene encoding LOW QUALITY PROTEIN: uncharacterized protein LOC127499523 (The sequence of the model RefSeq protein was modified relative to this genomic sequence to represent the inferred CDS: inserted 3 bases in 2 codons; deleted 1 base in 1 codon; substituted 2 bases at 2 genomic stop codons), with protein MEYECDPSKETSTALLSQITADRDYCSIFSRQQIYLLLTSIATSAATTSTDLIPKLSRIVGMNPSAVINSNRSSTSSSERPVILKKEQLPYVYPLESFFGITVDGLLSSDDCNFRDSLGEDNXHSSELAGIVVEEVCHWVNVMMXSMLKINAASSPCFVYFCPDDSCTNIGELLISGVIXKLSVLHCHISQAVATTVIGTVLAETEGKLLCALRTSHTVEATGCHLRMVKEXPLQCPEKWKSGPVPVLRPTFESSEGGLSLILLESDQYSDNDGPKTTTISDSLMTALYMSKCNGHFSWQDNSYAASEHLHQKLADLMNCTLRCEMPQTERISEEVRMTAKDFLHYFVEELVQRLFVSSKFPHPTISFTLKMKYCA; from the exons ATGGAATATGAGTGCGATCCGAGCAAAGAAACGTCGACTGCTCTGCTATCACAAATAACCGCAGACCGTGACTATTGCAGCATT TTCTCCAGACAGCAAATCTATCTATTGCTGACTTCCATTGCAACGTCAGCTGCCACAACTTCAACTGATTTAATACCAAAACTGTCTAGGATAGTGGGCATGAATCC atctgcaGTAATTAACTCAAACAGGTCATCAACATCCTCATCAGAAAGACCAGTGATCCTGAAGAAGGAACAGCTTCCATATGTGTATCCACTTGAATCC TTTTTTGGGATAACGGTGGATGGTCTCCTCAGCAGTGATGACTGCAATTTCAGGGACTCTCTGGGTGAAGACAATTAGCATTCCTCTGAACTCGCTGGCATTGTGGTGGAGGAAGTTTGTCATTGGGTGAATGTGATGAT CAGCATGCTGAAGATCAACGCAGCCTCATCACCATGCTTTGTTTACTTCTGTCCGGATGATTCCTGCACTAATATTGGGGAATTACTGATCAGTGGGGTCATCTGAAAGCTGAGTGTTTTGCATTGCCACATCTCCCAGGCAGTGGCCACAACAGTCATCGGTACGGTCCTTGCGGAGACAGAGGGCAAACTTCTGTGCGCCCTCAGAACAAGCCATACGGTGGAGGCCACTGGATGTCATTTGCGCATGGTCAAAG TCCCACtgcaatgtccagaaaaatggaAAAGTGGGCCTGTCCCAGTTCTGCGGCCGACTTTTGAGTCATCTGAGGGTGGACTGTCACTCATCTTGCTGGAGTCAGATCAATACTCAGACAATGATGGGCCAAAGACCACCACCATATCTGACTCACTGATGACTGCTCTATATATGTCGAAGTGCAATGGTCACTTCAGCTGGCAGGACAACAGTTACGCAGCCTCAGAACATCTGCATCAAAAGCTCGCAGATTTAATGAACTGCACCCTGAGATGCGAGATGCCGCAGACAGAGCGCATTTCAGAGGAGGTCAGAATGACAGCTAAAGATTTTCTCCATTATTTTGTGGAGGAACTCGTGCAGCGTCTTTTTGTGTCCTCCAAATTCCCCCATCCGACAATTTCCTTCACCCTGAAAATGAAGTATTGTGCCTAA